A DNA window from bacterium contains the following coding sequences:
- a CDS encoding YebC/PmpR family DNA-binding transcriptional regulator codes for MSGHSHWASIKHKKGKADAHRGKVFSRLGKQITIAARSGGDISMNSALRSAVDAAREVNMPQENITRAIKKGTGELPGITLEQCTYEAYGPGGIAFIIEMITDNKNRASSEMKHIFSKFGGNLAAPGAAMRFFKKKGVATMSIFKTEEKKEKFNEEELMEITINTGAEDFRMEDEECALIARVEDFNKVKEALKNENIQIISAKIEMLPENPTPVADEKSAGKILQLVEALEEHDDVQDVYANFDIPDELMDKLSQE; via the coding sequence ATGTCAGGACATAGTCATTGGGCGAGTATAAAACACAAAAAAGGTAAGGCTGATGCGCATAGAGGCAAGGTTTTCAGCCGTTTAGGCAAGCAGATTACAATTGCCGCGCGTAGCGGTGGCGATATTAGCATGAATTCCGCGTTAAGATCTGCAGTGGATGCGGCAAGAGAAGTCAATATGCCACAGGAAAATATAACCCGCGCAATAAAAAAAGGTACGGGTGAGCTACCGGGTATTACTCTTGAACAATGCACTTATGAAGCATATGGGCCGGGGGGAATCGCTTTTATAATAGAGATGATAACTGATAACAAAAATCGGGCTTCTTCTGAGATGAAACACATATTTTCTAAATTTGGTGGCAATCTCGCTGCTCCTGGTGCTGCGATGAGATTTTTCAAAAAGAAAGGTGTTGCAACAATGTCCATATTTAAGACTGAAGAAAAGAAAGAGAAGTTTAACGAAGAAGAATTAATGGAAATTACTATAAACACCGGAGCCGAAGATTTCAGAATGGAAGACGAAGAGTGCGCCTTGATTGCAAGAGTGGAAGATTTTAACAAAGTTAAAGAAGCGCTTAAGAATGAAAATATCCAGATAATTTCCGCAAAAATAGAGATGTTACCCGAAAATCCTACCCCTGTTGCGGATGAAAAATCCGCGGGAAAGATATTGCAACTTGTGGAAGCGTTGGAAGAGCATGACGATGTTCAGGATGTCTATGCGAATTTTGATATACCTGACGAATTAATGGATAAATTAAGCCAAGAGTAG